The following DNA comes from Henckelia pumila isolate YLH828 unplaced genomic scaffold, ASM3356847v2 CTG_461:::fragment_3, whole genome shotgun sequence.
gcggtgattggaaattagccaaggaggctaggatggagagcagtattcaacctgaaagaatcaaggtggagattgttgaagtatgcttaTATCAGATTGAATAAGGATAGAGAAGAGATCTCAAATAGTGGAGATCAGATGCGTTCAGTGATCAGATGAATTCATGGTCCAGATcgaatactgggatcagatcaaagtgatggtcagatgagtcttcggatgagttcatgcagatcgaTTGCTCGAATACTGTGACTTGGTTAAaagtcagatgaagtgtccGAAAAGCTATAAGCTTGAAGACATATCAAAGCAGATCGAAGTACAAGAacagatcagactgatgaatgaaggcttatcgggttggaccatgttgactttataatttgGCCGTAAGTTggtgttgacctaaagcccaagatgaaagtcggtttaattctctatataagcagatgaaagctggccgcaacgaaaataacagaaaatcaaattctttagaatatattgagagagaagaaaaatagatttcggaggagaaaaATTGGGCGCAGATTGTGACGGAAAGATTCAAGGATTTAAAGCTTGAATCGTATCTGTATCTAGCATTAATAGTTTTCTGGTctatctctgtaataagctctggtTATTGAGCTTGgtttgttctgttggtgattaataaagtggttgtgttgctctcgtggacgtaggcaatttccttgccgaaccacgtaagcACTTATGTCGTTTATTTGCTTTCGCGTGAGTGTTGAGtttgatctgtgtgcgttggtTTTTTATCTGTTCGTTGGGATTGTGTTCTTGTGTGTTCGTTTGTCTGTGAATTCTTGGAATATCGTATTCTTccggattgattcctaacaattATAATATAcacataacatatataatatatattttgtataaCGTGGGCCCACAATCGTTATCTTTTGAGGTGCGCTGAGTAAACCTCTGGACTAACTCAATAGTTTGCAAATTATACTAACCAGGTAATCTGCAAATTTCATTAGGCAAACATTGTGCGACATACTATTCCAAAAAGATGTTGGTAGGGAAAATCGAACTCCTTACCTAAAATCAAATAAGATTAGTTTCAATTTTtaatatgattatttttttatgatatcagactttgtataaaaaaaaaatagtgtcTTGATTAAGGAGAATGTGCCTGAGAACAAAACTCGTCTCTGCGTCATGAGCTATCACATTTTTCGGGTAAATTCCATCATTTAGCTCACTTAAAATAATCTTGGATTTCTACCCTAATTTTATCCATTATATTAGATTTTAGTAGTTTCCTTTTGTACTAttagttatgaatttttcattttgtcaaaaaaaatcTTGATTGTATTTTTGTCTTATGCATAATTTgggaatcatttttttgttaatgAGGCAGTAGATTTTGGATTAAGATTTTTTAAAGTGTTTTTTGAACCACTATTTCAGTTTGTGCATCAACCTTAACTTTATTTAATTTGGATTTAAGTTCAATTGTGAGTATTTCTAATTACTTGAAAATATGtgaaaaatttcaaaactaACATAAAAACAACTTGGGATTTGGGAATAGTTAGATAAATGGGTTTGGTCAAATTGTCTTTTGCAAATTTAGACCACCCGAGTGTAATGAAATACACTTGGATAGGtcaaatttgcaaaaaaaaaaatttgaccaAATCCATTTAATTAAATGGCCCATTGCTGGTGATAAATAAATGAAACTCAAAACATAATAATTGATATGAAtgtgatagatttaatttttttggaaaaaaatttgTCACGTCCTTTTGCCATGGCCAAATTTGCAAAATAATTGACTTCCCTTACTTGGAAATCTAGCGTTGTTTCCCTTTttcttttaattaaatttttttatgcaaATGTACAGGTACTCTTCCGGGAGAGATTGAAATGATGATCCCTTCAAATTTCAATGCTTACTTTGCGTCTGTCTTGTCAAGTTAGTTTCACTTTAGATTAAAGTTAAATGTCATTCACAAAAATGTAAACATTTACTGTGACACAGAATTTTTGTATTTTCCATTTAATAAGggtggatatatatatatatatatatatatattctcatcCATGGGATGATCGCCATCTCATGGGTGGGCATAGAGGTGAGGACGGAAGGTGGGCAttcatgcccacctatgaggtggcaatcatcccatggatgagatgaatcatatacaaatgattcatccaatggatgagtgtcacctcatagATGGGTACGAAGGTGGACACGGGAGGTGGAcagcatagcaaaactatatatatatattagaaataGCTTTTATGATTTAAACTTTAAAATAGAGATATATTAGGGAAAATTTTTCTATAAAAATATACGATATGCTTTATCGGATATCTTAAAAGGTGTTTTTGAATAGAGTTATTTGGACTTGAGGGGAAAAAAAGAAGATAAATTTCAAATTGTTCCGTTCTGTTAAATACGAGGAGAATTTCAAATACATTCTTTAATTTTAACTTCTTTGATCAAAACACACCACAAGACTGTGTACGCTGAATGGATTTCATTATGCTAGTCTGAAATAATAATTACAAGTTTTCCtgtaaaaaaaaatggattaatATATCTCGCATTTCAaatttcattcatcttgaatgaatttaaaattcaatcacAATTATTCTTGGTAATTATACTGTTTACAAAATATTAATGTACCatgtataaaattaatttagatAATTATTTCTGCAACCACCTTTTCTTGTGGCATCCCATAAAATAAGTTGAAGTGTCATAACAAAGCAACTGTTGATGGCCTTGACTCAACATTCTACGTATGACCATAGACTAGAATAGTCATCTATAGCAAATCTATGCCCATCCCTAACCTTTTCAAACTTAATTAGTTTTATGTCACTTAttttaatacatatatatatatatacatatatatatacatatattatcaTTTATCAACATGTATAGATCACAAACAATAAATTTAAGGGaaaattttatttgttgttgcatAATAATTGTTTCTATTGAGTAGAACAATCGAATCATGACATTTGGACTGATGTATTTGAGATGCATCATTATCATTAATTATAACATTTGGTAAAGCGGCAAGCGTCGGATTTACAATTGATTTCGGAGGTCAGGTCATGAGTTCAATTCTCATTGAGGATATTAATGCAGTACAATAATTATCCCTATAGCTATATATAGTTTTTTGGTAAAACGTCAAACGCTCAATCCTATAGTATTTTTTAatctatatgtttttttttgcaattttggtcATCCATATTGTCAAACTGCAGTTTTAGTTCGCAATCTTTGTCTGTTTTagaaattttagtcatttttcaacATGTATCTGACGTGTATATTGTGTCCCACCAGCACTCCcataaaaatgactaaaatttctAAGAATATAATATacatgactaaaactgaaattttataatataaataacctaaatcgaaaaaaaatatacagaaccaaaaacattttttttctaaatttaatCATTTGATGAGGGATAATGTGTACATAGAGTCTTACATAGAGGGTTACACGAActattaaattaagaaaatatctcaaaattcttaaaatttctttcttttcaaactACAATTTTTTGTCTTGCTCAAAAACTTTTTtcactaaaatattattatttttattttattacttaCTTATAGAATTAATTTTACCAAGTTCAACAaaagttattattttataaaattttaaaaaataattattaaaaaatatataatttttttactgattgcaacaaaaataataattgtttattttttatagtaaatatattttaaaatttttaaaattaaactttcaaattttaatcatatataaacaagattttattattacgtatttaaattaaaatatatttattattatttgtaataattaatattttgttaaaaaaacaaaataaaaaatcaatcatGTAGGTTTGAGTTGATCGAATTAGTCGAGTTCGGTTCGGTCGCTATTGATTTATTTGGGTTTGGTTTGAGAAATTTTTAACATTTTTTGTACTTATTtatagaattaaaaaatatttgctatatttttatatattgtatatttgaaaaaatattgtatattctaTCATAGATTTTCAacatgtaataattattttgcaaaatattgatttttaaaaataatttttattttgtatagtaagtatattttaaatttcgtacagttaaactttcaaatttaaattatatagaactatataagtgagattttgttattatgtatttaaataaaaatatattgattattattattattatgtgtatttaattatttagttaaaaaatcaaatattttgggTCCAACCGAACCCCAAGACCTCAAccttaatttgataattttctgATCAACTCGGATCGGGTTCAATTTTGACAATCCTAAAACTGGAcaatgaataataaaataaaaaataatcatattttcGTTAAGAGTTTTTTCGAATAAGACAAACAATTGAAAATAAAgatattttaaaagaattttgataTAATTTCTTAATTTATATGGTGTATAACCCTCTATCTAAGATTTTATGTACACATAGCATTATCCTTGCCAAAGAAAACTTCTAAATATGAAAAGAGCGACTCAAACCTTTTCACAACAAATTATAACATCCTAGAACTAcaaatttaagttaattaagTATATTTGAACTGATTAATAATGTTAGGAACTTCTAGTTTTGATGATGTGGTGCTTTttaagatcaagaaaaaaaccAGTAAAAAACAAAAGGCACCAGCGATATACTAGGCTAAAAGCGAATCTATAATAGAAGCTGCAATCTTGACTTCAtgtaaaagaaaaacaaaatttagTAGACTACTAAGTTTCGGAAAGAAACCTTCAGTAGTCTGTATCCGATTGAGTGTACTGTGTATATATCATAGAATGTTTCTCATTTATGTGATTGTTCTATACATTAGTTGTGAGACTCCTGTCGAAATGtttaaatgagtttaaaatgggctacaatggacttcaatagcaacttgggttaatcattttcgtaaagcgaggacgaatacgaagtagttgctataggagCCCATTGTGTGCAGTCGCGCAGGCCCGAGCCTGGGTTTGGGGCGCgacagaatggtatcagagacggtcACCAGCAGGAACCCCGGGAAATAAGTGTTATGCGGGACAAAGTGCTACGtgcgtgggagccacctcttgaacctgcggGGCAAAGTACTACATGCAtgacgggagccacctcttgaacctgtaTGAGCTACCTCTAGATTTTCGGTGCTGATGGATCGAAGGTCAAGTCACGACGAGGACGTCGCGTTCTGAAGGAGAGGTGATTGTGAGAACCTTGTCGAAATGtttaaatgagtttaaaatgggctacCATGGACTTCAATaacaacttgggttaatcactttcataaagcgaggacgaatacgaatTAGTTGCTATAAAGGTCATTGTGTGCAGTCGCACAGGCCCGGACCTGGGCTCGGGGCGTGACATTAGTACTGTATAGTTCATTAAATAAACTATACAAGATCGTTTATTGTTCACTACCATTTTGATTATAAAACAAATAACAAGCCTATTTTTGTTACATGTGCTCTTAACAGATGAAAGTGTCATTCATTCGAACGTTTGATATCttctatataaatataaaaataaaaaaaagcttAAGGAGGATTCAAAAGCTCTCTTGAATCTGAATACTCATGTGAATCATACTTATAAGACTCAAAGTTCTTAACAACACGCTCTAAATATTTATCAGATCCAAAAGATCATTTGTGCTACTTTTACTCACACTCACTAATTGTATTATGTGTTATATATAGTGTaaagtgattataagatgtggaAAGAGTCTTTCCCAAAATCAATACCATTGTTCTGTTGTGTTGTAATAATATGAGTTTCAATAGGCAAGGTCAAGACCTATTGAAGTAGGTTTTTAGAAGTGTAttaatcaaagtcttctagtgataccTTTCGAAAACAAATGAATTGGAAACGTAGAAGTGTTTTGGTCTTCGAACTTTCCAAAATAAGTCTTGCGTTATATTACCTTCTACTGTTTTTTGTTTCACTAAGTGTTGTGGACTTTTTAAACATTTTTCAGTAGTCTACTGCACTTACAAAAGAACGAGACCAGCTTTTGACTCCATAAAACAATTGTTGGAAAATGTGTTGGAAAGTGGTGAATGAGATAAATACTCATTGTCCCACATTGATAAAATAAGGGAAAGGATGACACTATATAATGCCCAAGTTTGGACAATGGGTTGGGGTCCCAAGGGATACCCATGTTTGTTAAAGGGAGCGGACCTAGTctaggctaggttcgaaccattaGCCACACACGCGCCGCCGTCCGTCCGACCGGCCGGCACGGTCACGGTTTTGGGCTTGGCTTGGCAcatgtttaaatttttagacaaataaattaatataatatttattttgcatgtcAGAACAGTGCATGCCAAAACAGTGTGTCCCTTCATCCGAATCAGTGCATCTTTCCTTGTGAACGGACGTGACTCTTGGGCTCGAATCAGTGCATCTCTTCAGACCGAACCATTGCAACTTTTTGGCCATGCATGCATCGAAGGGATGCAACCGTCCGAGGGAGCCGTCCAACATTTATAAATAGATGGCCCCTGCATTCATTCCAACTCGCTCATTCAGATTTCATTTTCTTCTCTCTTGCATACTCACATACTCATATCGAGTCTGAGTTTCTTAAAGCACTTCTGTTCGAAGTTTTTTTGAGTTTGCAGTGCTGCTACTCAAATTTGTGAagcgttctatcttgggagaCAATTTGCACAATCCCGTTAGCACCTAGACGGGGCAAAATTTGTCTTAAAGAAAAAGAGTTCAACTCTTGGCTCGCTTTTGATCGTGTGGTGGAAATTGTACTTACAAGTTTAAGACAAATTTTTTGATCATGGCTGCTGTTCCAACTCCTCCTGTTACGCCGCCCCCACCACCACCCCCTGTTACGCCGCCACCGGCTGTTGTCACGGCCCCTGCTGCTTCTAATGCACATGCCGAGAGACTTGAGAAGTTCTCCGGTTCTGACTTCAAAATATGGCAGCAGAAGATGTTGTTTTACCTCACAACACTTCATCTTGCAAGGTTTTTGAAGGAAACTGTTGCTGTTCCGGCACCGGATGCTGACACACAAACAAGGTCTGTCTTTGATGCATGGTGTCACAGCGACTTCTTGTGCCGAAATTACATACTGAATGGGTTGGACAATACGTTGTATAGTGTATATTCTGCAACCAAGACTGCTAAGGAACTGTGGGAATCCTTAGAGAAAAAGTACAAGACAGAGGATGCTGGCACGAAGAAGTTCGTAGTCGGTAAGTTTCTCGAGTTTAAAATGGTTGATGCCAAGACGGTGATTAGACAAGTGCAAGAGTTCCAAATCATCCTCCATGATATAATGGCTGAAGGGATGATGATCAGCGAGTCCTTCCAAGTGGCTGCATTAATCGAGAAATTGCCACCTTTATGGAAGGAGTTCAAGAATTACTTGAAGCACAAACGCAAGGAAATGGGGCTCGAAGACTTGATCGTCAGACTGCGAATTGAAGAAGACAATCGTAAAGCGGAGATCAAAACTGGTAAGATGCCAATGGAAGCGAAGGCAAATTTGGTGGAGCCAAACGCTATAAAGAAAAGAAAGCATTTTGGAAAAGATACAAAGCAAGGGATGAACAAGAAATGAAAAGGAACCTGCTGGAACTGTGGAAAGTCGAACCACAAAGCCAAGGATTGTCGCTTACCGAAGAAGGACAATCAGTACCGGGCAAATGTGGTCCTACACAAATCTGTGCCTATTGATTTGTCCGAGATAGATTTGTCAGCAGTAGTCTTTGAGGCTAATATGGTTGATCATCCCAAAGAATGGTTTATCGACACCGGAGCTACACGACATGTCTGTGCTGACAAGGATTTATTCTCGAAGTATACTCCTATAAGTGGACGAGAGCTCTATATGGGTAACAATGCGACTTCTAAGATCGTTGGATTAGGCAAAGTGGTGATCAAGATGACTTCGGGAAAAGAGCTTACTCTCATCGATGTCCTCCATGTTCCGGACATAAGAAAGAATCTTGTATCGGGGTCTAGACTGGTCAAGGCCGGATTTAGAATAGTGTTTGAAGCCGGCAAAGTTGTAATCATGAAAAATGGACAGTTCCTAGGAAAAGGATATATAGAAAAGGGACTGTTCAAAATGAATGTAATGACTGTACTTCGTGATCTTGAAAGTAATAAAGTTAATGCTTTGAATTACTTGGTAgaatgttctaatttatggcataatagattaggacatgttaacttcaacactTTGCGAAAACTTGGAAAACTAAATCTTATTCCAAGGACTAAGATTGATTCAAACTATAAATGTGAAGTATGTGTTGAAGCTAAATTAACTAAAGTACCTTTTCATACAGTGGAAAGAAGTACAATACCTCTAGAACTAATTCACACCGATGTTTGTGATTTAAAGTTTGTACAAACTAGAGGTGGGAAAAAATACTTTATTACATTCATAGATGATTGCACAAGATTCTGCTATGTGTTTCTTTTAAGAAGCAAAGATGAAGCTCTTGAAGCATTTAAGACCTATAAGACTGAAGTCGAAAATCAATTAGGCAAACGAATCAAGAAAATTCGTAGTGATAGAGGAGGTGAATATGTTGCTccgtttgaagaattttgcaatgaatctggcattattcatcaaacaactGCTCCTTATTCACCACAATCTAATGGCATTGCGAAAAGGAAAAACCGTACTctgaaagaaatgatgaattCCATGCTAATAAGTTCTGGACTTCCCCAAAACTTGTGGGGGGAAGCAATACTTTCGGCAAATCATATACTTAACAAAATTCCACATAAAAAGAAGGATGAAACTCCTTACGAATTGTGGAAAGGACATAAGCCCTCatacaaatacttgaaagtgtgggggtgtttggcgaAAATAGAAATAccaaagccaaaacaagtgAAGATTGGACCTAAGACTTTAGATTGCATCTTCATTGGATATGCAAACAACAGTAGTGCATATAGATTCCTAGTGCACAAGTCAGTGATTCCTGATATACATGAAATACAATTATTGAATCAAGGAATGCTGCATTTTTTGAGAACATCTTTCCTTCTAAGGAAGAGAAAAAAACGAGTTCTATTAAACGAGCTCATGAATCTACAAATGAGGAAACTCATGAAAACGAAGAACCAAGGTGTAGTAAGAGAGCTAAGATAGCTAAAActtttggtcctgattttctaagTTATGCTATAGAAAATGATCCAAGGACTTTAAGTGAAGCGCTATCCAGTCCTGATGCTCCACTTTGGAAAGAGGCCATAAAAAGCgaaatagattccatcatgcaaaATCATACTTGGGAGTTAGTAGATCTCCCACCGGGAAGAAAACCTTTAGGATTCAAATGGATCctaaaaagaaaatacaaagctgatggatctgttgaaaaatacaaagcaaggtTAGTGGCCAAAGGATTTAGACAAAAAGAAGGGTTGGATTTCTTCGACACATATTCACCTGTTACGAGAATAACGTCTATTCGAGTACTTATAGCAATTGCTGCTttaaataatctcgaaatacatcaaatggatgttaaaacgacctttttaaatggtgagttagaggaagaaatatatatggcaCAACCTGAAGGATTCATTGCTCCCGGTC
Coding sequences within:
- the LOC140871996 gene encoding uncharacterized protein, giving the protein MAAVPTPPVTPPPPPPPVTPPPAVVTAPAASNAHAERLEKFSGSDFKIWQQKMLFYLTTLHLARFLKETVAVPAPDADTQTRSVFDAWCHSDFLCRNYILNGLDNTLYSVYSATKTAKELWESLEKKYKTEDAGTKKFVVGKFLEFKMVDAKTVIRQVQEFQIILHDIMAEGMMISESFQVAALIEKLPPLWKEFKNYLKHKRKEMGLEDLIVRLRIEEDNRKAEIKTGKMPMEAKANLVEPNAIKKRKHFGKDTKQGMNKK